A DNA window from Vigna unguiculata cultivar IT97K-499-35 chromosome 10, ASM411807v1, whole genome shotgun sequence contains the following coding sequences:
- the LOC114165515 gene encoding isoleucine N-monooxygenase 1-like, translating to MEHSPSLLLSNHRSLWLFVIIVLKALIPSFIQKWSKKQKLKLPPGPKPWPMVGNLPEMLANKPAHRWIHNLMKQMNTEIACIRLGNTYVIPVTCPTIARQFLSEHDATFASRSLTTCTDLVTSGYLTTILVPFGDQWKKMKKILTTALLSSQKHLWLHDRRTEEADNLIFYVYNKSKTVNNGVAAGLVNIRSVARHYCGNVIRKIVFGTRYFGKGRKDGGPSFEEKEHVDSIFVLLKYVYAFSISDYIPCLRRLDLDGHQKKVKEALKVIKKYHDPIVEGRVKQWNDLPKIEEEDWLDILISLKDANNNPLLTLEEINAQIVEIMIAAVDNPSNAFEWALAEMINQPNLLQRAIEELDSVVGNERLVQESDIPKLNFVKACAREAFRLHPMAPFNPPHVSISDTTVGNYFIPKGSHVILSRRELGRNPKVWNEPLQFKPERHLKCDNGSNVVLTEPNLRFVSFSTGRRGCPGVTLGTTMTVMLFARLLHGFTWTAPPNVSKINLVESNDDLNLAEPLMAVAKPRLAPQLYHL from the exons ATGGAACATTCTCCTTCTCTTTTGTTGTCAAACCATCGAAGCCTTTGGTTGTTTGTAATCATTGTGCTAAAAGCCCTAATACCTAGCTTCATTCAGAAATGGTCcaagaaacaaaaactaaaacttCCTCCAGGTCCCAAACCATGGCCTATGGTGGGCAACCTTCCTGAGATGCTTGCCAACAAACCTGCTCATCGATGGATACACAATCTCATGAAACAAATGAACACTGAAATTGCATGTATCCGCCTCGGAAATACCTATGTTATCCCAGTCACATGTCCCACCATTGCCAGACAGTTTTTGAGTGAACACGATGCAACTTTTGCATCAAGATCACTGACCACTTGCACTGATCTCGTTACTAGCGGATATTTAACCACAATTTTAGTGCCATTTGGGGACCaatggaagaagatgaagaaaatctTAACCACTGCTTTACTTTCCTCACAAAAGCACCTATGGCTCCATGACAGAAGGACCGAAGAAGCTGACAACCTTATATTTTACGTCTACAACAAAAGCAAAACTGTGAACAATGGTGTTGCTGCTGGCCTTGTGAACATTAGGAGTGTTGCAAGGCATTATTGTGGCAACGTTATCAGGAAAATTGTTTTTGGTACAAGGTATTTTGGAAAAGGTAGGAAGGATGGAGGGCCTAGTTTTGAGGAGAAAGAACATGTTGATTCTATCTTTGTTTTACTTAAGTATGTCTATGCCTTTTCTATTTCTGATTATATCCCATGCTTGAGGAGACTTGACTTGGATGGACATCAGAAGAAGGTGAAAGAAGCTTTGAAAGTGATAAAGAAATATCATGATCCCATCGTTGAGGGAAGAGTTAAACAATGGAATGATTTACCAAAGATTGAAGAAGAGGACTGGCTTGATATTTTGATCTCCTTGAAAGATGCCAACAATAACCCATTATTGACGTTGGAAGAAATTAATGCACAAATTGTG GAAATAATGATTGCAGCAGTGGACAATCCATCAAATGCTTTCGAGTGGGCACTAGCTGAAATGATAAACCAACCAAATTTGTTACAAAGAGCCATTGAAGAATTGGACAGTGTGGTGGGAAACGAGAGGTTGGTTCAAGAATCAGATATACCAAAGCTCAACTTTGTAAAGGCATGTGCAAGAGAAGCTTTTCGCCTTCATCCCATGGCACCTTTTAATCCTCCCCATGTCTCAATCAGTGATACAACTGTGGGAAATTACTTCATCCCAAAGGGTAGCCATGTAATACTAAGTAGAAGAGAACTTGGAAGAAACCCAAAAGTGTGGAATGAACCCCTCCAGTTTAAACCAGAACGTCACCTTAAGTGTGATAATGGGTCTAATGTAGTTTTGACAGAACCAAATTTGAGGTTCGTATCGTTTAGCACAGGAAGGCGTGGTTGTCCTGGAGTTACGCTTGGGACCACAATGACCGTGATGTTATTTGCTAGGTTGCTGCATGGCTTCACTTGGACTGCACCACCCAATGTTTCAAAAATAAACCTAGTTGAGTCCAATGATGATTTAAATCTTGCAGAGCCACTTATGGCAGTTGCTAAGCCCAGGTTAGCACCACAATTATATCACCTTTAA
- the LOC114165516 gene encoding ATP-dependent DNA helicase PIF1-like: protein MNPAVERLQIHLPNRQQVRFYKHQNINDVLNDDNNSKAMLTQFFALNQRDPQSRTFLYREIPEHYCWNNRHKEWYPRRSNKKVIGRMYTVSPSEGDKFFLRVLLSHIRGPTSWEYLLSPNETYCHTFKKAAEKWGFLESDNSIHECLVEASTLQMPYALRRLFVTILLFCEPTDVRSLWNHFHTYMLEDYTSTNTSVNENLIPMLLRDLNDLLIQHGKTIKDFDLPPLSYDALATTSVPRIIQEELSIQIPNEDVDNVHRLNHDQLIAFNTILDVINRNQSQVFFVDGPGGTGKTFLYRTLIAHCRSNGQIILATASSGIAATLLPGGRTAHSRFKIPINVEAGSFCSISKQSDLAKLIKIAKAIIWDEAPMINRYVLEALDRTLKDILDSDAPFGGKVIILGGDFRQVLPVVQKGTKAQMISACIINSHLWSNTKILHLQQNMRSLQDHNFVEYLMRIGNDIEPTQVDDMVKIPQQLAISWEGETSIQHLIHQTFPQLQFHTWDASYMAERAILTPKNEDVEKLNDIIIDLFPGEDRNLLSFDEVEGDTYHLYQHEYLHTICPGGLPPHNLKVKKGSPLMLLRNIDPKSGLCNGTRLLCRGFYMNMLDVEILTGHHAGKRAFLPRIKHKTTKSAGLPFVLIRKQFPVRLSFAITINKSQGQTIPTVGIYLPRHVFSHGQLYVALSRGVSQTSTKILIKEGHLEGQEGIFTKNVVYKEILLSQN from the coding sequence ATGAATCCAGCTGTTGAAAGATTGCAAATTCATTTACCAAATCGACAACAAGTGCGATTTTATAAGCACCAAAACATCAATGACGTGTTGAATGATGATAACAACTCCAAAGCCATGCTCACACAATTTTTTGCACTCAATCAAAGAGATCCCCAATCTAGAACATTTTTGTATCGGGAAATTCCAGAGCATTATTGTTGGAATAATAGACATAAGGAATGGTATCCAAGAAGGTCAAACAAGAAAGTTATCGGCCGAATGTATACTGTATCTCCTTCTGAAGGAGATAAGTTCTTCTTGCGGGTTTTGCTTTCTCACATAAGAGGACCAACCAGTTGGGAATATCTATTATCACCAAATGAAACATATTGTCACACATTCAAAAAGGCGGCTGAGAAATGGGGATTTTTAGAAAGTGACAATAGTATTCATGAATGCTTagttgaagcatcaactttaCAAATGCCATATGCTTTACGAAGACTATTTGTGACCATATTACTTTTTTGTGAACCAACTGATGTTAGAAGCCTTTGGAATCACTTCCACACCTATATGCTAGAAGATTATACTTCAACCAACACTTCTGTCAATGAGAACTTGATTCCTATGTTATTGAGGGATTTAAATGACCTTTTAATTCAGCATGGTAAAACAATCAAGGATTTTGATTTGCCACCTTTATCTTATGATGCATTGGCAACTACTTCAGTACCAAGAATTATACAAGAAGAATTATCAATACAGATACCTAATGAAGATGTTGACAATGTACACAGATTGAATCATGACCAACTCATTGCCTTCAATACCATTTTAGATGTAATCAACCGTAATCAAAGTCAAGTCTTTTTTGTGGATGGACCAGGCGGAACCGGTAAAACATTTCTTTATCGTACTTTAATTGCACATTGTAGGAGCAACGGTCAAATTATTTTAGCTACAGCCTCCTCTGGTATAGCAGCAACATTATTACCGGGTGGTAGAACTGCACATTCTCGATTTAAAATACCTATCAATGTCGAGGCCGGTTCGTTTTGTTCTATAAGTAAACAATCAGATCTtgcaaaactaataaaaatagcaaAGGCAATTATTTGGGATGAAGCACCCATGATTAACAGATATGTTTTGGAGGCACTAGATCGAACATTAAAGGACATTCTAGATTCTGATGCTCCATTTGGGGGGAAAGTGATCATATTAGGAGGTGATTTTCGTCAGGTATTGCCAGTTGTTCAAAAAGGTACAAAAGCACAAATGATTTCTGCCTGTATTATTAACTCTCATTTATGGAGTAACACAAAGATATTACATTTACAACAAAACATGAGATCATTACAAGATCACAATTTTGTTGAATATCTCATGCGCATTGGAAATGATATTGAACCAACACAAGTTGATGACATGGTTAAAATACCCCAACAACTAGCAATATCATGGGAAGGAGAAACCTCAATACAACACCTCATACACCAAACTTTTCCTCAGTTACAATTTCATACATGGGATGCATCTTATATGGCTGAACGAGCCATACTAACTCCAAAAAATGAAGATGTAGAAAAACTTAATGACATAATTATCGATCTATTTCCAGGAGAAGATCGTAATTTGTTGTCATTTGATGAGGTTGAAGGAGACACATATCATTTATACCAACATGAGTACTTACACACTATTTGTCCAGGAGGTTTGCCACCACATAACTTAAAGGTTAAAAAAGGATCACCGTTAATGTTGTTGCGAAACATAGACCCTAAATCTGGGTTATGTAATGGGACAAGATTATTATGTCGTGGGTTCTATATGAACATGCTGGATGTTGAAATATTGACAGGTCACCATGCAGGAAAAAGAGCTTTCTTACCaagaattaaacataaaacaacaaaGAGTGCAGGTCTTCCTTTTGTGCTTATTAGGAAACAATTCCCTGTGAGATTGAGTTTTGcaattactataaataaatcACAAGGACAAACTATACCTACCGTTGGAATTTACCTTCCACGACATGTTTTTAGCCATGGTCAATTATATGTTGCTTTATCAAGAGGTGTTTCTCAAACTTCCACAAAAATCCTTATTAAAGAAGGACACCTTGAAGGACAAGAAGGCATTTTTACCAAGAATGTTGtttataaggaaattttgttatCTCAAAACTAG
- the LOC114165517 gene encoding uncharacterized protein LOC114165517 — protein MCCSGGKVLLPRVPPPHELLQIFSDQTSESRHFRQHIRSYNHVFSFTSLGVHMDETIVANGRGIYSFRAQGAIYHRIGGFYPNDGSRPRFLQLYIYDTEHELQNRMLENPQLHQTIVHKLQQILHRCNPFVHVFRQLAQEPNIQICSLLIKERPANQPQYNLPTASQVAAIIVTADTESMARGRDIKVVGHDGNLINIQETVGYYDPLQYPLLFPFGTYGWDTNTKNHNGQSISCREYYSFMLQIRPNDQSVILQAGRLLQQYVVDNYVKIETGRLRWIRNHQNNIRAEVYQGLQDALHEGQTHADTVGKRTILPSSFIGSRRDLTQRYQDGMAIVAHNGKPDIFLTMTCNPSWSEISSELQNQQTPQDRPDLLTRIFRAKFEQLKEDVVNKGVLGKVNSYMYVTEFQKRGLPHVHMLLILDNNDKLRDPQDYDSIVRAEIPNKAEEPQLHEAVLKHMIHGPCGTLNPRSPCMKRNQCQKRFPKDFLEETQQGNDSYPQYRRRFDEPISINRNVTVDNRWVVPYNPWLLLKYDCNINVEVCSSIKSIKYLYKYVYKGPDRVAMEIHRGPIIVKSSNISMLDGFVLPRLYGKSSDLQSIE, from the exons ATGTGTTGCTCTGGTGGGAAAGTCTTACTTCCACGTGTTCCTCCTCCACATGAgcttcttcaaatattttcagaTCAAACATCTGAAAGTAGACATTTTAGACAACATATAAGAAGTTACAATCATGTCTTCTCATTCACTTCTCTTGGTGTTCATATGGATGAAACTATAGTAGCAAATGGTCGTGGTATATATAGTTTTCGTGCTCAAGGTGCAATCTATCATAGGATAGGAGGATTTTATCCAAATGATGGGTCCAGACCCCGGTTTTTGCAGTTGTACATTTATGACACTgaacatgaattacaaaataGGATGTTGGAAAACCCTCAACTTCATCAAACTATTGTTCATAAATTGCAACAAATATTACACCGGTGTAATCCTTTTGTGCATGTATTTCGACAACTTGCTCAAGAACCAAATATTCAGATATGTTCTTTACTCATTAAAGAGCGTCCTGCGAATCAACCACAGTATAATCTTCCAACTGCATCTCAAGTAGCAGCTATTATTGTTACTGCAGACACAGAATCAATGGCACGTGGCCGAGATATTAAAGTTGTAGGTCATGATggaaatttaataaacatacaAGAAACCGTAGGATATTATGATCCTTTACAATATCCTTTATTATTTCCATTTGGAACATATGGCTGGGACACCAACACAAAAAATCATAATGGCCAAAGTATCTCTTGCCGAGAATATTATAGTTTCATGCTTCAG ATTCGTCCAAATGATCAGTCTGTAATATTACAAGCGGGACGACTTTTACAACAATATGTTGTAGATAACTACGTTAAGATTGAGACCGGAAGGTTACGATGGATTCGTAATCATCAAAACAACATTCGTGCTGAAGTGTACCAAGGTTTGCAGGATGCTTTGCATGAAGGACAAACTCACGCag ATACTGTTGGAAAGAGGACAATATTACCATCGTCATTTATTGGTAGTCGTCGAGACTTGACACAACGATATCAAGATGGTATGGCAATTGTTGCTCACAATGGAAAACCtgatatttttcttacaatGACATGCAATCCATCTTGGAGTGAAATTTCTTCTGAACTACAAAATCAACAAACTCCACAAGATCGCCCTGACTTGCTCACAAGAATCTTTCGAGCAAAATTTGAGCAATTGAAGGAAGATGTTGTTAATAAAGGAGTCCTCGGAAAAGTTAATAGTTATATGTATGTTACTGAATTTCAAAAACGTGGGTTGCCGCATGTACATATGCTATTGATCTTAGATAATAATGATAAGTTACGTGATCCACAAGATTATGATAGCATTGTGAGGGCAGAAATACCAAATAAGGCAGAAGAACCACAATTACATGAAGCTGTGTTGAAACACATGATACATGGTCCTTGCGGAACTCTCAATCCTAGATCACCATGTATGAAGCGCAATCAATGCCAAAAGAGATTTCCCAAGGATTTCTTGGAAGAAACACAACAAGGTAATGATTCATATCCACAATATAGAAGACGTTTTGATGAACCAATTTCCATAAATAGAAATGTGACTGTTGACAATAGATGGGTGGTTCCTTATAATCCTTGGTTACTCTTAAAATACGACTGTAATATAAATGTTGAGGTCTGCAGCAGCatcaaaagtattaaatatttgtataagtaTGTTTACAAAGGACCGGATCGAGTAGCAATGGAGATTCATAGAGGACCAATTATAGTGAAGTCCAGCAATATCTCGATGCTAGATGGATTTGTGCTCCCGAGGCTTTATGGAAAATCTTCAGATTTACAATCTATCGAATGA